In the genome of Balneola sp., one region contains:
- a CDS encoding DUF445 family protein: MEEIQETKNNSITENSKKYAGKLWSLINERIESKSKELDASPVHIAPPKSESKFKWLIKLLYVFPLFLLAGFTTSFFWDFNSITGSIFGYSLSFEGLLRVLSISGFIGFLTNWIAIKMLFRPTHRRPILGQGLIPAQKERIAFRLARAVSEDLINPEIIKKKIHESQAITKYREKATGYIKDIIDDPDFRDDLKELVVGYVDEMIADPEVRTTLAQTVIDQIEGAIEQNSFERVALKAYSFLKGQEMQDIVEEALIKVPVGVEQGLNKLDIFLDDLPNRIEKHSGTIEDVITSLLYKLINQLDVHALVEDNLRQYDEKRLEILIKNASNDQLQYIQYLGALLGTLGGFVIWEPLVSLSVLAFIILFTLGLDALLIKVKA; the protein is encoded by the coding sequence ATGGAAGAAATACAGGAAACGAAAAACAACAGCATCACAGAAAACAGCAAGAAGTATGCTGGCAAGCTTTGGTCGTTGATAAATGAACGTATTGAAAGCAAATCAAAGGAATTGGATGCTTCTCCAGTTCATATAGCTCCACCAAAATCTGAATCAAAGTTTAAGTGGCTTATCAAGCTTCTTTATGTATTCCCTCTCTTTCTCTTAGCAGGTTTTACAACCTCCTTTTTTTGGGATTTTAATTCTATCACAGGATCCATTTTTGGGTACTCTCTTAGTTTTGAAGGGCTTCTTCGAGTTCTTAGTATTAGCGGCTTTATTGGTTTCCTTACTAACTGGATTGCTATTAAAATGCTTTTCCGCCCTACGCATAGAAGACCCATTCTCGGTCAGGGTCTGATACCAGCACAAAAAGAAAGAATTGCGTTTCGGTTAGCCAGAGCGGTTTCTGAGGATTTAATTAATCCTGAGATTATTAAAAAGAAAATCCATGAGTCTCAGGCGATCACAAAATACCGGGAGAAAGCTACTGGTTATATAAAGGATATTATAGATGATCCTGATTTCCGTGACGATCTTAAGGAATTGGTTGTAGGTTATGTGGATGAAATGATTGCGGATCCTGAAGTCCGAACTACTCTTGCACAAACTGTAATCGACCAAATTGAAGGCGCTATCGAGCAAAATTCCTTTGAACGAGTGGCTCTGAAAGCATATAGTTTCCTCAAGGGCCAGGAAATGCAAGATATTGTAGAGGAAGCTCTGATTAAAGTACCCGTAGGTGTTGAACAGGGACTCAACAAGCTGGATATCTTCCTGGATGACCTTCCCAATCGCATCGAAAAACACAGTGGTACAATTGAAGATGTAATCACTTCCCTCCTTTATAAACTCATCAATCAACTAGATGTTCATGCACTTGTAGAGGATAACCTTCGCCAATACGATGAAAAAAGACTAGAAATACTTATCAAAAATGCGAGCAACGACCAATTGCAGTACATCCAGTATCTTGGTGCATTACTGGGCACCCTTGGTGGTTTTGTGATATGGGAGCCTCTTGTAAGTTTAAGTGTATTGGCCTTTATAATTCTTTTTACGCTCGGCCTTGATGCATTGCTGATAAAAGTAAAAGCTTAG
- a CDS encoding GIY-YIG nuclease family protein, whose amino-acid sequence MNKGYVYFVTNSKRSTLYIGVTNDLSRRIWEHKIGSSSTFTSKYKLTVLVYAEEFDSITDALAREKQLKNWHKDWKWNLVKEQNPKLIDWYETLQV is encoded by the coding sequence ATGAACAAAGGCTATGTATATTTTGTAACTAATTCTAAAAGATCAACGCTTTATATAGGGGTAACAAACGATCTTTCCAGAAGAATATGGGAACATAAAATTGGAAGCAGCTCTACTTTCACATCCAAATACAAACTTACTGTGCTTGTATATGCAGAAGAATTTGATTCGATCACAGATGCTCTTGCAAGAGAGAAACAGTTAAAGAATTGGCATAAAGACTGGAAATGGAATTTAGTAAAAGAGCAGAATCCTAAATTAATAGATTGGTATGAGACATTACAGGTATAG